From Mugil cephalus isolate CIBA_MC_2020 chromosome 4, CIBA_Mcephalus_1.1, whole genome shotgun sequence:
GTTTGACATCAGGATCTgaaacttcctgtttggttgaagaatcatcaacatttttcacTGTCAGATCAGATTGGTAAGTGTCAATGATTTCAGTTTGATCCATTAAAGTTTTAGAAACAATTTCAGTATTTTCTGTGGCATCATCTATCCCACTTTCAGATGTGTAATCAATTTGGGAACCTTCTTGTAAGACTGTGATTCTCAGGTGCCGTCCTTCGCATTTCTGATCATGGCGCTGATCTCATATGTAAGGTCACTATCAATCCTAGAGTTGCTCATTGATTCAAACTTGAGTCATTTCTTCTGTCTTGAGATTTCACTTTTGATTAATTTCTGTCAGTTGGTAGTGTTTATGaggtttgacaaaaaaaacagtgagaatGAACAGGCTCATGTCCAGCGTAGATATACTCTGTTTGCTGATTTTCCGGGTCATTGTCTCTGCTTCATTGTTTCAAGATCATCAGCTGGTGTTCTGATCTCTCGAGTTCTTAACACCGCCTTCTTTATTTCTCGACTGACCATTTTCTCGTTCCACTGAGCCAAAGCGGTGCTGGCCTGCACCACAGTGTGTCTGAGGTGGGCTAGAGGAATACTTATTCTGTTGGCTGTGTAGAATGCTTTCAATCAAGAGATCTCTTCTTGTTTGAAGAACTGCTTCGTTTGTTGTTTCATCACATCTGGCCTCAACCTCAAGCATTGACCAAGTGCGGTTTCTTTTCTTCAATACTTATAATCCTCATTCTTGATATGAGTGATGATTCTCAGTTGATTCCCTTGTTAACGATCGACTTCTGTTTGGTTGGAACATCAACTTCACTCATCAGTGTAAGTGTCATGATTCAGTTGCTATTAGACAATTAGTTTCGTGCAATCTTCCCTTTCAGAGGTAATCATTGGGACTCTTGTAGCGTTTGTGTAACTTCTCAGGTCCGTCTTCAGCTTTGGACATGACAGTCTGATTCTACATAAGTTCATATCATCTCGATGCTTCCATGATCAAACACTTGGAGTCATTTTCTGTCCTgagattttcattttggaaTTAACTTCGTCAGTTCGTGTTGTTCATGAGGTTCTGAACATCACGAATAAAACCAGTGGAGACGTCTTAGCATGGATCTGGTCAATGATCACCAGACTGTCTAGCTATTAATTCCATGTGCTTTATCTTCAGATTCTTCCTGGGTCATTGTCTCagcattttcatcttttcaagTACATCTTCAGATTCCTTTGGTATTACTGAACTCTTCCTCTCTCGAGAGTTCCTTAACACTGCCTTCCTTTATTTCTACAACTTAAACCTAGCTTGTAAACTCTAGTTCCCACTGAGGCCAAAGCCAGTGCTTGCTTGGCTCTCTGCATCTTCCAGGCTTGCCTTGGCGTTTTATTTAAGGAATTACTTATCTCTGTTGGCTGGTTTGTAGCAAGAGGTACGCTTTCCTCACTTCCTTTAAGATTCCTTCTTCTGTCTGATGAACAACTACAAGCTTCAGTTTGCTTGTCATATCACCATCACGTGGCCTGTCAAGCCTGCAAGCATCGACcaattgctgctgttttttagAACTTTTTCTCAAATTCCAAGATCCCTTTTTTAGAACTAATGattctttttctgattaatgaGTCTGAATGTAGTCTCTTCATTTGAAGTTCGCTTGCCTAATCATGCATCtgtacttcctgtttgttgAGATATCAACCTTTTCACGTCAAGATCAGATGTTTTGGTAATGTGTCAATGATTTCAGTTTGGTCTATCAAGTCTCCAGAAccaatttttgtattttctgtggcATCATCTATCCGCTTCTCAGATGTGTAATCAATTTGGTGGAACTTCTTAGTATGTCTGTTTGTTGTAACTTCTTCAGGTGCCGTCCTTTCAGCTGTTCTGGATCATGAGCAGCTCTGATTCCTCATTATGTTAGAGGTTCTCTCATTTATCCAACCTTTCCGAGTTGTCTTGCATTGATTTCCCAAACCTTTGAGTCAttcttctttgtctccttcTGAAGATTGTTCACTTTTGGAATTAACCTTTCCTGTTCAGATCCAGTATTTTGTTTCAGTGAGATTTTCTGCAACTTAGAAGAAAAATTCCAGGTGGAGACATTGAAAATCATTGGTAGCTGTCAATTGTCACATGAGAGAAACGTGCAACACTATGCATTTGACTTGATTCTTCCTTGGTCATATGTCTCTGGCATTTTCATGTTTCTAGAACTTCTTCATTCCTGGTGTTTTGACTCTGCATTTTCATTGAGTTTCATGAACACGTCTTCCTTATTTCTACACTACCCcatttttcttctatttccaCTGACACCAAAGCCAGTGGTGCTTGGCTCATCTATACTCACTGTGTTGTCCTGAGGATTGGACTCTAGATGACCACTTATTTCTGATTGCATGGTTTGAAGAGAAAGACTGCTTGTCTTGAATTCAGACGATTCGCTTTGGTCTTGAGAGAACAACTGCTTCGCTTTGGTGTTCTCTTTGATCTATCATCTTGGCTCTTCAACTCAGTATCGACCACAGTGCGTGTCCTTCCTATCATCTTCCAATAGTTACTTTTCTTCCAAATTTTCTTGAGTTAATGAGTCTGAATgtatttcttcagtttgatGTTCGCCTTGTTTATCACCAGGATCTgaaacttcctgtttggttGAAGAATCATCAACGCTTTTCACTGTCAGATCAGATTGGTAAGTGTCAATGATTTCAGTTTGATCCATTAAAGTTTTGTAAACAATTTCAGTATTTTCTGTGGCATCATCTATCCCGCTTTCAGATGTGTAATCAATTCGGGAACCTTCTtgtatgtctgtttgtgtaACTTCTTCTTCAGGTGCCGTCCTTTCAGCATGTTCTGGATCATGAGCAGCTCTGAATTCCTCACTATGTAGAGTGTCACATGTATCTAATCCTTCCAGAGTTGCTTCCATTGATTTCTCAAACACTTTGGAGTCCATTTCTTCTTTGTCATCTTGAAGATTTTCACTTTTGGGAATTAAACTTTCCTGGTCAGTCTCAGGATAGTTTGTTTCAATGAGGTTCTGAACATCAGAAGAAAAACCAAGTGGAGACATTGAAAACATGGAGCTGTCAATTGTCACAGACTGGTTAGTATCATACTCTGTGCTTTCACTTGATTCTTCCTGGGTCATTGTCTCTggcattttcattgtttcaagGACTTCATCAGTCCTGGTGTTTTCTGAATCTTCTTCCAGAGGTTCATTAACACGctgttttcctttatttctacgGCTTGACcccatttttcttctgttcccACTGAGGCCAAAACCAGTGTTGCTTGGCTCCTCTGCACTCACAGTGCCGTCCTGAGGATTGGAGTCTAGAGGAACACTTACGTCTGATGTCAGGTCCTGTGGAGACagactgcttttcttttcttttccattttgtttaTCAGCTGGCCCAATATTATGTTTCATATCATCTTCTACCTGGCCTTTACTCTCATGCATTTGCCCTATTTGTATGTCTACACTACGTGTGTTGTGGTAACCATGAACAAGATGATCCTCATTTTTCTCTTCTAAAACATCCAAATATCTTTCTTCTATAGGATGCACATCTTTTTCTCTCCCAAGACTTAAAACTTCTTGCTCACTTGCAAAGTCATCCGTTCTTACACTCAGCTCAGATGTGTCTATGATCTCAGCCTGGTCCTTCAAGTTTCCAGAGTACGTATCAGAATTTTCTGTGACATCATGTATCACAGTGTCAGACGAATAATTCATTTGATGCATATCCCGCATTTCAGCAAGCTCAGCATCGCCTTTGTGCACTTCATTTACAACATCTTCTGAAAGTTGAGTATCACTGACTTCCTCAATTGTGTTCAGCTTCTCTCTTGGTGATGGCAACATTGCATGCTTAGCACTGCTCTCATTTTCAATGTTCTCATCGGGGCTGCTTTTATCTGTGGTTACCACTGGTGTGATAGTGTCTAAACCTACATGTGACTCACTCACTGAGTTGATGCCCTCTATACTTCCATCTCCCTTTGACAAGTCTGTATCTTCACATCTTTTGTTGAGTTCCTCTTCTGACATCTCCCTCTTATATAAGCTTTGGTTGTTGATTATCTGCTGACTACATGAAGGTAAACTCAAACTTGTTAAATTAGAGACACCAGCAACAGAGGCATTTTCTATATCAATTTGAAGAGTGTCAGTTTTTTCAGTCCCTtccagcttggtctcattttctTGCAAATGATCAATTTGGGGAATTAAAATTTCCCTGCCGTCCTCTGGAGAGTTTTCTGTCGTTGGGTTAACCTCAGAATAGTAAATAGGCGTTTCAGCCATATCATGCTTGTTCCCTTGACTCAGTTCTTCCTGCTTCTCAAGCTGGATTGCCTGTGACGATTGCGTAGTTTCAAAGGTTTTATCACCTCTGTTCTTGCCCTCAACTTCCTCTTCACATTCGACATACGACTCAGTTTCTGTGTCCTTTGTATTCAGCCTTCCTTTAATTTTTCGACTACTACCCAGCTTTCTCCTGTTCATCGCTACTTCTGGTGAAGGTGGAAGTTGAGTTTCAGGTGTTGAATTGTCAGGTTTAGACAGTACATTTAATAAATCTGTACCTTCTTCTGGtatgtgttgttgtgctgcagAGGTACTGTCTGTTGCATGGAACTTCTCAGCCGCAGATGCATCACGTTGGCTTGGAGTCCCTCGACGGGAACCAATTCGTTTTTTCCTACCACTTTGAGCGGACATATCTTCTAATCTTCTCTCCTAAAGCATGAAACATTCAGTTGCGGAGTGCTTTAATAAATCTCTTTCAAATCTACCACATATCTGATAAACTGAATACAGGGGATGTCGTATCCAAAAAAAGCCTCCATTTAACTAGGCTCTCAAACAACCTACATacaaagcacacaaacattaaATGGTAGTTAGCTCATTTCCTTAAACTATTATCTACTTGTATACAAAAATTTagaataaatctgtttaaacGATTTCTctatataaatgaaacaacGCCACATGCACTTACCACCCAAATCTGGAAACGGTCGTCCAACAACTTAAGCTACTCTGCAGTGTCATCAGCTTCTGCTCAACATTTCACAGATGGGGAGTGTTTCTTAACGGCAACCATTGACAGTTTCCTGTGTGGGCTACACTTGCAGTATTTATCACCAACAATTCATGGTGCTTCCCCTATTGAATCAAGCTTAAATCTCCTTATACGCTAAACAAGAAAGGTAACGTATTATTGTACTTGATGAGGTTTTTCATAATATCAGTATGCAATAATCTATGGACAACAAGGACATAATGTCACCttggaaaaacatttatttaacagttgAACTGCATCGGCACATTTTGTCAGAATCAAGCAAAGTAGAAGAAACAAGCTGCAAAATTAAACATACAGTAGGTAAAATACAGAATTACAGAGGATGTTTTAGGGATAAGCCCACACATAACAGCACCCATATTTACAACCTTTGTTGAGAGTCGGCTTTCTTTCACTAGTATAAAGTACATTCCCTCTACTCCATCTCATCGGGACCATTCAAAGAAATTCAGAgtcaacaggaaaaacaaaaaaacaacaaaaaaaaaaacaaacaaagccaataaaagaaaaaccaaacaaacaaaaacaacattgtaCAAACTTTAATTcaacagttaaaaaacaagGTGTCAATGTAAAACTAAACCCagaacatgcatttattttaagtgaCCAATTAGAAcgcaaaaaccaaaacaaaacgaCTGTAAAATCTGAATTTGCCATCTTTTAACAGACTACACAATTTGTAATTTGGCCAATCTTTGGCTGCCTTGAGCTAGCAAACTAgtaaaatctaaaaagaaaaacatgactataaaaatgtggatttttgCAACCATGGCATGATCCTGCAGATGGACAATCCAAGAtcttcatttcctctcagtAGAGTGAGAACGACTGTAAAACAAGGCAATtggtgaataaatgaaaaaatattcataaaaacaagagTAGCGTAGTGGTATGATTAGATTAATATTTACCTCCTGGATCGTGAGAAGGATCTTGAGCGCTTATGGTTCTTCTCCCTGGAGAGAGAGCGATACCTGCGTTTGTCTCTGGAAAGAGACCTGGAGAGgaatcaaaaacaaataatgtaatttatcACAGACTAAAGTGTAGTTAAATAAAGATGGTCGGCTTTAAGATTACCTGCTGCGACTGCGGCTGAGGCTCCTCTTCCTTGGTGATCTATGATGTGCAGtgaagttacaaaaaaaacgaagaaaaaaaaaagaaaaaaaaagaaagaaaaatatattaggACAGAAAATGTAACACTTCCCATCACTAAAGAAACCTTTggaattttgttttcttgatcCCTAAAGAGACATGGGTTTCGTGGTTACACATACTTCCTTGTCTGTCAATAGAAGGATCACCTGGATCAAGGTCAACTAATTAAAGGAAATTTATTTCGGTGGGCATCTGCTTGTCACAGAGCCACATTtcagaagataaataaaatcaggGCTCGACATTAAAACCTTTCTGTGTTacacctatttatttatttatttgaaaaggacTAAAAACTTAATCTGCTTGTGTCCTACAATAGTGCCTTAGGAGGCACACAGCCTGTGAAGCAATGTAAATTGTTTCTAATAGTGGAACTCTTTAGCAACAGGACAGACCGGTCGTTTTCGTTTTTACTTCGAAGAAAACTGGacgtgaaacaaaaacacagggcAGCATAAAAACTACTCAAGTTGGCTTAATGTCGAGCCATGAAAACGCACTCAGCAGTGTTCTGATCAACCAGTAAACTAAATTACTCTTTGCAAATAAAAGTCTGACGGTCAAGTTTCTTGACCTTTAGACTTTTGCAGCTGTGCAATGAAACTGCTCTAAATGACATAACTGACGAGGGAAAACTGTTAAGAAGCTCTGAAAGCTAGATTAAGCATCAAAACTACAAAGAGCAGGATAAAAGCAACTTACTATTTTGGGGGATTTGGACAAGATAGAAATGGCGCAAGGAAGCCAGACTGATGGTGAGGGAGGTCGAATTGCAGAGAGGATTTGCCACATGATGCAAATGTTGGAGATATGAAGTTGCTTGGTGGCTGGTAGGGGGTAGTTGTAGATTTTTCCTGCCTTttttggggggttgggggtgggaAGGGATGTAAGCCAGGGGCTGTTCCCGTTGATACAGTAGATGTGCAGAATAGTAAGAGTAAAGACGCTGATTGGTTGATAATGTGGAGTGGACCACTGTCGATTGGGTAAAagttggaggaagaagaggaggatgctgGGAACTGCATGCTCAGGAACCAAAAGGTTGGTGGAACCTGACGACTGGCGGTGCGCCTGGGTCATGTGACAACACCAGCCAAGCTGATTGGGGCTCGCTGGACAGCAGTCACATGATGCTGAAAGAGGACTAGTTGACTGACTCAGATGGTGAGAAGCGTGGTGGTGACTCTGCAACGGGGttcagttttattaataaatggcaactaaactcaaagaaaacaaaacttactTACACCTGAAGAAAGTACTTTTAAAAGTACGTATTCAAATGATTTATGGATGTCAACTGTGCCTCTTCAGATGTCCCCATACTGCAATATCGCTCTGGtagagcttgttttttttttttgtttttttaaacataattttgtAAGAGTTCATAAACAGTCAAGTGCTCACAAAAGCTGCCATTTGATGTTACCTCTGATATGAAGCTGATAAAAGTGCAattacaaaaaatgaaaaatactcaATCCAACCTACGTGGAATCAGAGCCGTGTCCACAAATGATCCTATGGCAAAGCATTTGTAAAAGTCTCAACTCAGCACTAAAATCATTTCACAGACTCAAgtctaaatgaaaacatagGAAAGGAAGCTTGTCAAAGGATAACGCAGCCAGAATCACAGATTGCCTATTGATGAACACTGTATGGATGCtaatgatatttattattttactaatgGGATCCAGAGCACTAAGGCAGTCAATAACTACATGATTGTGACCCAGAGATCAGAAACTTGACTGTTACTACGTATTTGGATTTGGTTTAGAGTTTGACAAAGCTTAAATGTGTTGGAGATCTGAGGATAGACTTTTAGTTTAGATAATATTATGGAAATGGCCATTTAGTGGATCTACACCTGTTCCagcaaaaaattaaaacaattcatGTGTGTGGTTGATACATGTATCATTTAACAATCACTGCAAATGAGACTGTACTAAAACCAGTAAAAATTAACTGTTCTGGAGGAAATGCATACCTGCGCCTGGCTGTTGGACTCCGTCGCCTCATATCATCCCGAGGGCGTCTATTCCAAGATGGAGGAGGGCCGCGGCTCCTGGAGCGCTTTTCTCCAGTGGATAACTCAACACGCACTCTACAGCCGCACATGGTTCTGAACAAAAGACGTCAAATTAGTGGAAGATTGCAAAAACATTGAGCAGTTCAAACCTGTATCGAGGAAATCCTTACCTCCCATCCAACTCTCTCACAGCATCAGATGCATCTCTGGGATCTTCAAACTCTACAAAAGCAAAACCTGGGGGGTTCCTGGCCACCCAAACGCTCCTTAAAGGGCCATAATACCCAAAAGCCCTTTCTAACTCTGTCTTATTTCCATTGTTTCCTAGATTCCCAACGTAAACCTTACAGTCGAGGGGACAGTCTCGATTAAAAGATGGATCTGAAAGGAAGACACAAAGGTAGACGTAGAAGAATATCTGATTAATAACCTGCTTTGACCAACAAGGATTTGTAAGTGAAATGTAAATCACTGGCCGCACTAATATGTGGTGACCTCAAGGGAAGCTGTACTCTTCTGGTGTTCAGATACTGTTTCCTCTAATTGCATTTCTCTCTCCATGtgcacatgaatatttaaaaaggaGACTCTAGTAAATTTAGTCTTAGGCACACTTAGCTCATTTTACAAGACGCACTAACAGAGCTTCCCAATGGAAGAAGTCCATCAGatatgtaactgtttgtataACTGCAAACATAGGACACAGATGTCACAGTTAGATGACAAATTTAATCGGGGGAAGCATGAAGGTTTCAGTCATATATCCAGTCAGGAACAGTTGCAGGATATTAGCCAGCAACTTCACGGACATCGGTGAATTTTCTCATGTAGATAACTGCATAATGTCATATGTGATATCTATTCAAGTGCGTCACCACCGCCTTGCCCTCCATTGTTTGCATTTATGCTGCAGATACTCTTGTATTAGTCATGGAGGTTTTCTCACACTCGCCTTAGTGGAGGCGCCTACTAACTAAACTGATAACTAGACTGAAACTAATTCAACATCCATGTGGTTTACTAACATGGCTAACAATTTCCGTGCCAtctgaactgaagaaaaaaaatgcacaagtaACTTGGAAATTAAAAGCTTATCATACCTCCCATTTTGAATATCTTCTTGGCAAGAGTCCTAGCTGGATGTGTCTGAAGAGACAGAAGTACAGTAGAAATGTATGTTAGtcatatacaaatatatatagatatatattcatatatgcaaatatatgcaAAATGGAAAGTCTTCCAACCACGTTAGGACcattaaaattaagaaatgttGATCTGATAACCACAAAACACAATCAATGACAACAGAATAAATGGAACTTCAATATACACTTGGTAAAACCAGATACcaccaaataaataatgtaGTCAACATGCTtcagaacaataaaataatttgaaattCTGCAGAAAGTCTGAAATTCTGTGTGAACCTAAAGGTCATTTTGTGAATTCACTACTTTAAACCATTGTCAATTAGAAGACTCACTCCAACAAAAAAGGCTGCACCGCACAAAGACAATgctctttaatttatttaagaagCTTTCTGTACCCGAACcttttttatatgaaaaacatttacacattcaTCTTTCATTCCGATGTCGGAAGATATGTGCATGTAATTTTGATGCAATTTAATGAATATACATATTTGCAATGCAAAATAATCTCGAAGGTATTTCACATTCCTCGTCTAAAATGCCTGGAGGTACTTTCAACATGGCTGTCTCTGCGACTTATTGTAGCAAAATTTCATTACACTCGAATCCGGTTTTTATTTTTCGACTTGAATGTAC
This genomic window contains:
- the rab44 gene encoding uncharacterized protein rab44 isoform X4, whose protein sequence is MSAQSGRKKRIGSRRGTPSQRDASAAEKFHATDSTSAAQQHIPEEGTDLLNVLSKPDNSTPETQLPPSPEVAMNRRKLGSSRKIKGRLNTKDTETESYVECEEEVEGKNRGDKTFETTQSSQAIQLEKQEELSQGNKHDMAETPIYYSEVNPTTENSPEDGREILIPQIDHLQENETKLEGTEKTDTLQIDIENASVAGVSNLTSLSLPSCSQQIINNQSLYKREMSEEELNKRCEDTDLSKGDGSIEGINSVSESHVGLDTITPVVTTDKSSPDENIENESSAKHAMLPSPREKLNTIEEVSDTQLSEDVVNEVHKGDAELAEMRDMHQMNYSSDTVIHDVTENSDTYSGNLKDQAEIIDTSELSVRTDDFASEQEVLSLGREKDVHPIEERYLDVLEEKNEDHLVHGYHNTRSVDIQIGQMHESKGQVEDDMKHNIGPADKQNGKEKKSSLSPQDLTSDVSVPLDSNPQDGTVSAEEPSNTGFGLSGNRRKMGSSRRNKGKQRVNEPLEEDSENTRTDEVLETMKMPETMTQEESSESTEYDTNQSVTIDSSMFSMSPLGFSSDVQNLIETNYPETDQESLIPKSENLQDDKEEMDSKVFEKSMEATLEGLDTCDTLHSEEFRAAHDPEHAERTAPEEEVTQTDIQEGSQIDYTSESGIDDATENTEIVSKTLMDQTEIIDTYQSDLTVKNVDDSSTKQEVSDPDVKQGEHQTEEIHSDSLIQENEDHQVKYLEEKEDTALGQMLEVEGQDDDDITHKAEAVVLQDKDGNLSEFKTSSLSLQTMQSEISGHLESNPQDNTVSIDEPSTTGFGVSGNRRKMGSSRRNKGRQRVKEPQEEDSENTRADEVLETMKMPETMTQEESSQSIEYDTNQSVTIDSSMLSMSPPGFSSNVQNLTETNYPETDQESLIPKSENLQEDQEEMDSKVFGKSMEATQEGLDKCEPLHSEEFRAAHDPEHAERTAPEEVTQTDIQEGSQIDYTSESGIDDATENTEIVSETLMDQTEIIDTYQSDLTVKSVDDSSTKQEVSDSDVKQGEHQTEEIHSDSLTQENEDHQVKYLEEKEDTALGQMLEVEGQDDDDMTDKTEAVVLQDKEGDLSEFEKSSLSLQTMPTEISIPLDSQPQDSTVSAEEPSNTGFGLSGNRRKMGSSRRNKGRQRVKEPQEEDSENTRADEVLETMKSQRQ
- the srsf3a gene encoding serine/arginine-rich splicing factor 3a isoform X1, yielding MGDPSFNRDCPLDCKVYVGNLGNNGNKTELERAFGYYGPLRSVWVARNPPGFAFVEFEDPRDASDAVRELDGRTMCGCRVRVELSTGEKRSRSRGPPPSWNRRPRDDMRRRSPTARRRSPRKRSLSRSRSRSLSRDKRRYRSLSREKNHKRSRSFSRSRSRSHSTERK
- the rab44 gene encoding uncharacterized protein rab44 isoform X3; the protein is MSAQSGRKKRIGSRRGTPSQRDASAAEKFHATDSTSAAQQHIPEEGTDLLNVLSKPDNSTPETQLPPSPEVAMNRRKLGSSRKIKGRLNTKDTETESYVECEEEVEGKNRGDKTFETTQSSQAIQLEKQEELSQGNKHDMAETPIYYSEVNPTTENSPEDGREILIPQIDHLQENETKLEGTEKTDTLQIDIENASVAGVSNLTSLSLPSCSQQIINNQSLYKREMSEEELNKRCEDTDLSKGDGSIEGINSVSESHVGLDTITPVVTTDKSSPDENIENESSAKHAMLPSPREKLNTIEEVSDTQLSEDVVNEVHKGDAELAEMRDMHQMNYSSDTVIHDVTENSDTYSGNLKDQAEIIDTSELSVRTDDFASEQEVLSLGREKDVHPIEERYLDVLEEKNEDHLVHGYHNTRSVDIQIGQMHESKGQVEDDMKHNIGPADKQNGKEKKSSLSPQDLTSDVSVPLDSNPQDGTVSAEEPSNTGFGLSGNRRKMGSSRRNKGKQRVNEPLEEDSENTRTDEVLETMKMPETMTQEESSESTEYDTNQSVTIDSSMFSMSPLGFSSDVQNLIETNYPETDQESLIPKSENLQDDKEEMDSKVFEKSMEATLEGLDTCDTLHSEEFRAAHDPEHAERTAPEEEVTQTDIQEGSRIDYTSESGIDDATENTEIVYKTLMDQTEIIDTYQSDLTVKSVDDSSTKQEVSDPGDKQGEHQTEEIHSDSLTQENEDHQVKYLEEKEDTALGQMLEVEGQDDDDITHKAEAVVLQDKDGNLSEFKTSSLSLQTMQSEISGHLESNPQDNTVSIDEPSTTGFGVSGNRRKMGSSRRNKGRQRVKEPQEEDSENTRADEVLETMKMPETMTQEESSQSIEYDTNQSVTIDSSMLSMSPPGFSSNVQNLTETNYPETDQESLIPKSENLQEDQEEMDSKVFGKSMEATQEGLDKCEPLHSEEFRAAHDPEHAERTAPEEVTQTDIQEGSQIDYTSESGIDDATENTEIVSETLMDQTEIIDTYQSDLTVKSVDDSSTKQEVSDSDVKQGEHQTEEIHSDSLTQENEDHQVKYLEEKEDTALGQMLEVEGQDDDDMTDKTEAVVLQDKEGDLSEFEKSSLSLQTMPTEISIPLDSQPQDSTVSAEEPSNTGFGLSGNRRKMGSSRRNKGRQRVKEPQEEDSENTRADEVLETMKSQRQ
- the srsf3a gene encoding serine/arginine-rich splicing factor 3a isoform X2 encodes the protein MTQAHRQSSGSTNLLVPEHAVPSILLFFLQLLPNRQWSTPHYQPISVFTLTILHIYCINGNSPWLTSLPTPNPPKKAGKIYNYPLPATKQLHISNICIMWQILSAIRPPSPSVWLPCAISILSKSPKIITKEEEPQPQSQQVSFQRQTQVSLSLQGEEP
- the rab44 gene encoding uncharacterized protein rab44 isoform X5 is translated as MSAQSGRKKRIGSRRGTPSQRDASAAEKFHATDSTSAAQQHIPEEGTDLLNVLSKPDNSTPETQLPPSPEVAMNRRKLGSSRKIKGRLNTKDTETESYVECEEEVEGKNRGDKTFETTQSSQAIQLEKQEELSQGNKHDMAETPIYYSEVNPTTENSPEDGREILIPQIDHLQENETKLEGTEKTDTLQIDIENASVAGVSNLTSLSLPSCSQQIINNQSLYKREMSEEELNKRCEDTDLSKGDGSIEGINSVSESHVGLDTITPVVTTDKSSPDENIENESSAKHAMLPSPREKLNTIEEVSDTQLSEDVVNEVHKGDAELAEMRDMHQMNYSSDTVIHDVTENSDTYSGNLKDQAEIIDTSELSVRTDDFASEQEVLSLGREKDVHPIEERYLDVLEEKNEDHLVHGYHNTRSVDIQIGQMHESKGQVEDDMKHNIGPADKQNGKEKKSSLSPQDLTSDVSVPLDSNPQDGTVSAEEPSNTGFGLSGNRRKMGSSRRNKGKQRVNEPLEEDSENTRTDEVLETMKMPETMTQEESSESTEYDTNQSVTIDSSMFSMSPLGFSSDVQNLIETNYPETDQESLIPKSENLQDDKEEMDSKVFEKSMEATLEGLDTCDTLHSEEFRAAHDPEHAERTAPEEEVTQTDIQEGSRIDYTSESGIDDATENTEIVYKTLMDQTEIIDTYQSDLTVKSVDDSSTKQEVSDPGDKQGEHQTEEIHSDSLTQENEDHQVKYLEEKEDTALGQMLEVEGQDDDDITHKAEAVVLQDKDGNLSEFKTSSLSLQTMQSEISGHLESNPQDNTVSIDEPSTTGFGVSGNRRKMGSSRRNKGRQRVKEPQEEDSENTRADEVLETMKMPETMTQEESSQSIEYDTNQSVTIDSSMLSMSPPGFSSNVQNLTETNYPETDQESLIPKSENLQEDQEEMDSKVFGKSMEATQEGLDKCEPLHSEEFRAAHDPEHAERTAPEEVTQTDIQEGSQIDYTSESGIDDATENTEIVSETLMDQTEIIDTYQSDLTVKSVDDSSTKQEVSDSDVKQGEHQTEEIHSDSLTQENEDHQVKYLEEKEDTALGQMLEVEGQDDDDMTHKLKQLFFKTKKEISLNLRKAVFLYKPCQQK